Genomic segment of Rhodocaloribacter litoris:
TCCCGTGGCCGGACCTGCCGCGCGCCCGTCCGGGGACCGGCCAGATCGTCGAAGTGATGCTGGCCGTGCCGCCCGGCAGCCTGGCCTACTGGCAGGCACGCCTCAGAGCAAGCGGGAGGGCATTCTCCGAGCCGGAGACCCGCTTCGGCGAGACGGCCCTGCCCTTCGAGGACCCGCACGGCCTGCGCCTGGCCCTCGTCGAGACGGGCGACCCGCGCGACTTCACGCCCTGGGCTCAGGGGCCGGTGCCGCCGGAGCGACAGGTGCGGGGGTTGCATGCCGTGCGGATGTGGGAACGGGACCTGGCGCCGACCGAAGCGCTGTTGACGGGACTGATGGGTTTCGAGAAGCGCGGCACCGAGGCGGGGTGGCATCGCTATGGCGTCGAGGGCGGCGGGTCCGGGGCACTCGTCGACGTGAGGGTCGTGCCGGAGGGACCCCGGGGGCGCGGCGGGGCCGGGGGCGTCCACCACGCCGCCTGGCGGGTCCGGGACGACGAGGAAGAACAGGCACTCCGGCGCCGGATCGAGGCGGCCGGGCTGCAACCCACCCCGCCGATCGACCGGTTCTGGTTTCGGTCGGTCTATTTCCGCGAGCCCGGCGGGGTGCTCTTCGAACTGGCCACGGACGGGCCGGGCTTCGCCGTGGATGAGGCCCCGGAGCATCTGGGCACGTCGCTGGTCCTGCCACCCTGGCTGGAGGCACGCCGCCGCGAGATCGAGGCCACCCTGCCGTCCCTGCCGGCTCCGTAACGAAGGCTGCCATCGCTCGACGCACGTGCGACGCATCCGCTACCATCCCCAACGATCATGCCGCTCAACGAAAAGCAACAGGCCCTCTGCGACGAAAGCCACTGGGACTTCTCGGACCTTCGCGCGCTCTTCCTGAACTGTACACTCAAGCCGTCGCCGCAGCGGTCGCACACCGAACTCTTGCTCGACGTGTCGCGGGCCATCATGGAGGCCAACGGCGTCGCGACGGAGATGCTGCGACCCGTCGACTACGACATCGCCTTCGGGGTCTATCCCGACATGACCGGGCACGGATGGGAACAGGACGACTGGCCGTCTCTCTTCAGAAAGGTAATGGCGGCGGACATCCTTGTGATCGGATCACCGATCTGGCTGGGCGAGCGCTCGTCCGTGTGCTCGATGGTGATCGAACGGCTCTATGGGATGTCCGGCCGGCTCAATGAGAAGGGGCAATACCTGTACTACGGCAAGGTGGGCGGCTGCATCATCACGGGCAACGAGGACGGTATCAAGCACTGCTCGATGAGCATCCTCTATGCCCTGCAACACCTCGGCTATACGATTCCCCCGCAGGCCGATGCCGGATGGATCGGCGAGGCCGGACCCGGTCCCAGCTACGGCGACGAACTCCCGGACGGCTCCCGGGCCGGCTTCGACAATGATTTCACCCGGCGCAACACCACGTTCATGACGTGGAACCTGATGCATCTGGCCCGGATGCTCAAAGACGCCGGTGGCATTCCCGCCCATGGCAACCAGCGCTCGGTGTGGGATGCCGGCTGCCGGTTCGATCACCCCAACCCCGAGCACCGGTGAAGGGTCGGCGCTTCCGGTTTTTGGAAGGGGCTCGTTAAGTTCTCTTGAAATGCGGGGTGCCTTGTCGTAGTTTTCGGGTGGGAGTGCTCTGCAACCCTGCATCGTAAGACCCCACCACGCTTCCTGCCCCTTAGCTGCCGGAGGACCTCTGTGTGCGCGCCACGTCAGCTTGCTCGCCGTTCTTTTCGACCTTCAGGGTCGTTCTCGGTCCGCCTGCCGTTCGAGGGGGCCAGGCTATATCCGGGTGATGGTGTGTGGTTCGAGCGATGTGCCTGCACGGAGCACACTGCTTAGGCCGATTCGCTTTTACCACCTGGACAAGCTTTGGAGGTGTCAGATGAAAGGACGGATACTACCTTTGTGTGCCCTGCTGTGGTTGTACCTGCCGGTGGCCGGATGGGCACAGGGGACGCTGGAAGGGACCGTGCGGGAAGGCGGCACCGGAGAGGTACTTCCCGGGGCACAGGTCCTGCTCGTGAACCTGAATATGGGCGCCGTCACAAACCTCGACGGCGCGTTTCTCATCGAGAACGTTCCGGCCGGGACGCATGCCCTGGAGGTGCGCTTCGTGGGCTACCGTACCCACCGCGCCCAGGTGACCGTCCTGGACGGGCAGGCCACGACGCTCGACATCACGCTCGATGAGGCGGCGATCAACCTGGACGAGGTCGTCGTGACGGGGGCCGGCGGCCCGGTCGAGAAACGCAAGCTGGGCAACTCGATTGCCACGATCGACGCCGCGGCGCTGCAGGCCGCACCCATCCAGACCTTCTCGGATATCTTGCAGGGGCGTGAGCCCGGTCTCGTCGGCCTGCCCTCGGGCGGGCAGACGGGGGAGGGCGCCCGCATCCGCATCCGGGGGTCGGCCAGCCTCTCGCAGAGCAACGAACCCATCATCTACATCGACGGCGTGCGGGCCAACAACGGCGGCGGCCTCACGTTCAACGAGGGCGGTTCGCCCTCCCGCCTGGACGACATCAACCCCGAGGCCATCGAGCGCGTCGAGGTCCTGAAAGGCGCCGCCGCCGCCACGCTCTACGGCTCGGAGGCCTCCAACGGCGTCATCCAGATCTTCACCAAGCGCGGCAACGTGGGACCGCCGCGCTTCAACTTCACCATCCAGCAGGTCGCCAGCGCCTATCCGAAGGTCTATGACCCGAACACCGGCTTCGCCCGGACCCAGGCCCAGGCGGACACCATGGCCAAGTGGCTGGACATCCCCGGCCTGCGTCCCTACCAGCTCGTCGAACGCGAGTTCATGGAAGAGCTCTACGAGACCGGCTACGGGCAAACCTACGCGGCCTCGGTCAGCGGCGGATCGCCGGGCATCACCTACTTCGCCAGCGTGCGCTGGTTCGGGGAGGACGGGCCGTTCGGCGGCAAGGACGGGCGGCGCTATCCGCCGGGCGCCTTCACGCGCGTCGAGGACGTCGTCAAGCGGGCCCAGGCCTCCGCCAGCCTGAACATCTTCCCCACAGATCGTCTCCAGTTCCGGATCACCTCGAACTACACGGACTTCTTCATGGAGACGATGGACTCGAACAACAACATCTACGGCGTGCCCTCGCTGGCCCAGTTCAGCAAGCCGGAGCTGGTCCGCTACAACAACCAGACCGGCACGGTGGCCTTCGCCACGGTCAACGAGGCCATGCAGCAGGAACTGCAGCAGCACGTCAAACGGTTCGTCGGGACGCTGGGCGCCAACTACCGGCCCCTCGACTTCCTGACGCTCGACGGCACCTTCGGCGTCGACTTCACCACGCAGAAGGACACCGACGTGCGCCCCTTCGGGTGGAACATCGACGGCTTCTCGGGCAGCGAGCCCGACGGCAGCCGCGACAACCGGACCACCAACACGCTGCAACTGACCTTCGACGTCAAGGGGACGATGCAGCACCAGCTCACCGAGAAGATCGAGTCCACGTTCCTGTTCGGGTCGCAGGGCTTCATCACCAACCAGGACATCCTCCAGGGCAGCGGGGTCAACTTCCCCGGTCCCGGCTTTAACGTGGCCGGGGCGGCCGCCGTCGAGGACGTCTTCGAGTTCTTCTCCGAGATCGTCAACGTGGGCGTCTTCTTCCAGGAGCAGATCGGCCTGAACAACTACATCTACCTCACGGCCGGCGGGCGCCTCGATGCCAACTCGGCCTTCGGCTCCGACTTCAGCACGATCTTCTATCCGAAGCTCTCGGCCTCGTTCATCCCGTCGGACGCCGCATTCTGGCGCCCGATCGGGCCGATCTCGTCCCTCCGGTTCCGGACGGCCATCGGGCAGTCGGGCCTGCAGCCCGGTGCCTTCGACGCCCTGACGACCTACGGCGCGATCTCCTCGCAGAACGGCGCCGGCATCGTGCCGAGCAACCTGGGCAACCCCGAGCTGAAGCCGGAGATCGCCACCGAGTGGGAGCTCGGCATGGAGGCGGGCCTGTTCAACGATCGCCTCGGCCTGGAAACCACCTACTGGGACCGCACCGTCAAGGATGCCCTCATCGACCGGCAGTTTCCCGTCTCGGGCGGCTTCCGGGCACGCCAGCTCGACAACATCGGCGAGTTGAAGGCCAAGGGCCTGGAGCTGGAGGTCAACGCCCTGGTCTACAATACCCCCCAGACGTCGGTCAACGTGTTCGCCAACGCGGCCTACCTGTGGGAGCAGGTCACCGACATGGGCGGGGCGCCCCCGATCAAAGTGGGTGGGAGCTACCCCCGCTACCGGAACTACATCGTCGAGGGCTACGCGCCCGGCACCAACTTCGGCGCGAAACTGCTGGAGGTACCGGCCGGCTCTCTCCCCGTCGACTTCAACGGCGATGGCAGCCCGGACACCGAGGCCCAGGTGCTCGACTACCTGGCCGGCCTGACCCCGAGCAGTGCCCGCCTGCCCAACACGACGACCGTCGTCCTCCTGGCTGACGACCCCAACCCGGATGACGCCCTCACGGGGAACCTGACCCACTTCCTGGGCAAGCCGACGCCGGACTGGTCCGGCTCCTTCGGGGCCTCGGTCAAGTTCCTGGGCAACTTCACCTTCTACACCCTCTTCGAGTACAAGACGGGCAACTACTACGTCAACAACCTGACCGGGGCCTTCCGAAACGCCAACCCGGTCATCGGCCGCAACACGCCGAAGTCCGCCAAAGTGGAACTGGACTATATCACCGGCGGGGTGGACGCCAACGGCAACCCGCAGAACGATCCGAACGTGCGGCTCGAGGCGCTCAAGGTGTGGCTCAACGAGCTGCTGGCTCTCTCGCCCTTCAGCGGGCTCAACACCATCAAGCCGGCCGACTTTGTTCGCTGGCGCGAGGCGAGCCTGACGTACAACTTCCCGCGTTCGATTACGGACCGGCTGCGGGTGCGGAACCTCTCGCTCTCGATCGCCGCCCGTAACCTGGCCCTGTGGACGAAGTACGACGGCGTCGATCCCGAGTTGAACGCCGTCGGGCGGGGTGCCGGCAGCCAGCTCGACCAGAACTTCCTGGACGGTGTCGAGGCCTTCGGCTTTGCCATCCCGCGCACCTTCGTCTTCACCCTCCGCATGGGCCTGTAGTGAGGCGTTGCACGTTAACCCCTGGACGTGATGGTACGTGACCTTACGGATCCGAATGTCATCCCTGCGAACGGACCGGGGGCGTGTACCATGAACCGAACGAAAAACACGGTTTTGTCATGAATAGATGGATCAAAGGCGCGGCACCGGTGCTGAGCACGCTGCTGCTGGCCGCTTTCCTGTGGACCGGGTGCGACATCCTCGATGTCGAGAACCCGAACAACCTGATCGAGGACGACCTCAACAACCCGGCGGCGGCGGGTCCGATGGCCAACGGGGCCGAGGCGGCCGTGGCCCGGGCCCTCTCTTTCGTCTACGCACCCTACTCGGTGGCCACCGACGAGATGACGTGGGTCGGCTCCCGCGACGCCTGGGGCCAGCTCGACAACGGCGTCATCGACTTCCCCGGCAACGAGTTCTCGGACCAGGCCTATCCCTATGTGGGAGAGGCCCGCTGGATGACGGACGAGTTCGCGAAGCGGCTCGAAGCCTTCCGCGAGCAGGGCGCCGGAAATTCACCGGCCCAGATGCGGGTCTACCTCTACAAGGCAATCATCTATACGACGATTGCCGACATGTTCGATGACTTCACCATCTCGGACCGGACGGAGCCGGGGCCGCCCGTCGGGCCGCAGAACATGGGCACGCTCTACGACGAGGCCCTCAGTGCCGTCAACAAGGCGCTGGCGCTGGGGCCGACGGGTGAACTCGAAGCGGCCCTGCTGGGCATGAAGGCCCGCATCGTGCATGGCAAGGCCGTCTGGCAGAAGGTCAACCCGGTCGACACCGCCAACCCGCTCGTCAGTGCCGGGGCCGCTGAGGCGGCTGCCGCCCTGGCCAAGATGGACCCCGACTTCCGCTACCAGATGGTCTTCGACGGGGGCTTCCAGCTTGCGAACTACATGGCCAGCGAGGTCAACAACCGCCTCGAGTTCACCTTCACCGACACGTGGGTGCGGCGTAACGCGGCCGGCAACAAGGTGGAGGAGGTCACCTATCCGGACATGATCGACGGCGTGGTGCATCCTTACCTCCAGGAAGTCATCGAAACGTACGTGGCCGAGCGGGAATACTCGGACATCACGGTCGTCTCGGCCCGTGAAATGCACCTGATCCTGGCCGAAGCCGCCCTGGCCGGGGGCGACATGAACGGCTTCACCACCCACATCAACAACCTGCGGGCGCTCGACGGCCTCTCGCCCTACAGCGGTCAGGTCGATGCCCGCCAGTTGCTGATCGAGTCGCGGGCGGTGAACCTGTTCCTGCAGGGCCGTCGCCTGGCCGACCTCTACCGCTTCGGCCTGCGCTCGCCCGAGTGGGTCGATACGGCGCCGGCCGTCACCCGGCCCGGCACGTTCCTCCCGATCACCAGGATCGAGATCGAAGCCAACCCGCTCGTGCAGTAGACCCGGTCTGCGCAGCGTACAGACCCCGCGTGAATCACCTGCCTGCGGCGTGATACGGCCTCCGGCGTTTTTCCCGTCCGGGAACGCCCAGCGCCGGAGGCCAGCACGTCGCAGGGCCGGACAAGGCGGATGGGCATGCAACGGCATACCGGGACCCGGGCGCTGGCCGGCTTCGTGCTGGCCGGCCTGCTGGCAGGGTGCGGCCTCTTCGGCACGGACCCGCCTACCGAGGCACGCCTGCGCCTCGACGGAACGACGGGCACCGGCACCGTGCTCGTCGTCTCCACCAACTTTCTCTCGCAACGCCAGGCCCTCTTCGACGCCGACGGCCTCTACCGGGGCGACACCCTGCTCGTCCAGCTTTTCGAGGCCGACACGTTCAACGTCGTCCTCCCGTTTGAGCAAACCTACGACATCCGCACGTTCAGCCAGTTTTTCGCCCATATTCGCCGGCTCGATCCGCAGGGCGACAGCCTGCGGGCCCGCCTCTGGATCGACGGCCGGCTCCGGAGCGATCAGCAACCCGGAACCCATCAGGATTCCGTCCTCATCGTCTACAACTTCCGGAGCCGGATCATCGAGCCGGATGACGACAACTTTTAACCAGATGGAGCGTCAGGCATGCGTCGGTTGTGGATCGTGCTGCTGATGGTGGCCGTGCTGGCCGGTGCCGGCTGTGACTTCTTCGGGTCGGACCGGGAAGGCGGTTCGGGTGATCCCGAGGGCGGGGACGGCGGCAGCGACCAGACGCTCGTGGAACAACGTCCCGGAGCGGGAACCTGAGCCTGCACCCCGGATCGCGCGATCGCTTCGGACATACAAACCGCAAGCGGTACCGGCCGGTAAAGCGGCAGGAAGGTCATGAACGGATGGCGCATCGTATGGATCGGAGCCTGGCTGCTCGGAGCCGGGGTGCTCGCGGCACAGGCCCAGCCGCAGCTCCGCGCCTACGGTACGCTCACGGGGCAGGTCTATGACGCCGAGACGGGCGAGCCCCTCTCCGGCGCCAGCGTGTTTCTCGCCGGCACGCTGGCCGGTGCGGCTACCGACGCCCGGGGCGGCTTCATCCTCGAGAACGTTCCGGCGGGGACCTACGAGCTGGTCGCCTCGTTCGTGGGCTACGCGGCCGAAGCGCAGCCGGTACGGCTGGCCGGCGCCGACACGCTCGCCTTCACCTTTCGCCTGGAGCCCCGCCCCGTCGAGGCCGGTGCCGTGGAGGTCGTCGCCCTCTCCGACCGCACGCGCCGGCGCTGGTTCGAGCGGTTCCGCCGGTTCTTCCTGGGCGTCTCGGAGAACGCGTCGAAGTGCGAGATCCTCAACCCCGAGGTGCTGGCGTACGAGGTCGCCGAGGATGAGCGGGAACGCTTCATCGTGCGGGCACAGGCCCCGCTGCTGATCGAAAACCGGGCCCTCGGCTACCGGCTCCATTTCGTCCTGGACGAGTTCGAACTGCGCGAGCGGCAGCGCTTCGTGAAGTACCGCGGGCGGGTGGGCTTCACCGAGCTGACGCCGGCCGACGAGGAGGAGCGGAAAGCCTGGGCGCGCCGCCGGCGAGCGGCCTATGAAGGCTCCTTTCGCCATTTTCTGACGGCCCTCGTGCGGGATCGCCTCTGGGATGAGGGCTTCATGTTGCTCTCGGAAGAGAAAGCCCGGCAGTCGCTCTATGCCGGGGTGCCCGGCGGCCGGCCCGCCCCCCGCGTCAGCGGCGTCGAACCGCACGAGATCCTCTTTCCCGGCGACCTGCCCTTCGAACGACGGCTCGACTTTCCGGGCTACCTGAAGGTCGTCTATTTCAGGGAACGGCCTGCAGCCCCGTACCTGAAGTTCCGGGAGTTCGCCGCCCGGCGTATGCCCACCAGCGACGACGAGCAGATCTCCTACATTGCCCTCAACCGGCCCGGCGTTCTCGTGACGACCGACGGGATCGTGGAGGATACGTACGCCGTGACGAAGTTCGGTTACTGGTACTTCGAGCGGGTGGCGGAGATGCTGCCGCGGGAGTATCATCCGGAAGGCGCGGAGGTGCCGGTGGCCGGGGCGGATCTGACGGAGGCCGCGCTCCAGGCGGCCGTCGCCGCGGGGGTGCGGGCGGTGGCGCAGGAGGCCTATGAGGAGGCCGTGGGGCATCTGGCCCCCGTGCTGGCCACGGCCCCCGGCTTTTTCACCGGGGAGGCCGGGGCCGCGGCCTACTGGCTCGGGGTCGCCTACGAAGCCCTGGACCGCCCCGCCGCGGCCCGCCGGGCCTGGCAACAGGGCCTCGACGGCCTGGCCGGGCGGCAACGCTTCGAGATCCGCATGGCCGATGCGTTCATCCGCAACGTCTTCACCCGGCAGGACCGCGACGCCTATGAACAGGCGGCCGGGGCCTACCTGACCCTGCTCGAACGCGCCGGACAGGACCTGCCCCCTGCCGAGGCCGGGATCGTCCGCCGGCACGTGGCCCAGATGCTGCCCGTCCTCTCCGACGAGGAGCGCCGCCGGGTGGTCGAGGGGACGCCGGGGCCACTCGGGCAGGGCCTGCGGCTGCATCCGGACGCCGGCGCGTTCCTGGCCACCTGGTGGCGGCGGCAGGATCCGCTGCCGGCCACAGCGCTCAACGAACGCGTGGCCGAACACCTGGCCCGCGTGGCCTATGCCCTCCGGCATTTTGCCTTCGACGGGGCCCTCGCGGGCTTCGACGACCGGGGGACGGCCTACGTGCGCTACGGGCCCCCCTACTCGAAGAACGCGATCGTCGTGGACGTGGCCCGGGCCACCCAGGTGCTGCGCATGAACGGCTATGCCCTGCCCGGCCCGCTCATCCCTCCGGTGAACGAACTCTGGACCTATCGCCACGTCGACGACCGGATCTACTAT
This window contains:
- a CDS encoding carboxypeptidase-like regulatory domain-containing protein, with translation MNGWRIVWIGAWLLGAGVLAAQAQPQLRAYGTLTGQVYDAETGEPLSGASVFLAGTLAGAATDARGGFILENVPAGTYELVASFVGYAAEAQPVRLAGADTLAFTFRLEPRPVEAGAVEVVALSDRTRRRWFERFRRFFLGVSENASKCEILNPEVLAYEVAEDERERFIVRAQAPLLIENRALGYRLHFVLDEFELRERQRFVKYRGRVGFTELTPADEEERKAWARRRRAAYEGSFRHFLTALVRDRLWDEGFMLLSEEKARQSLYAGVPGGRPAPRVSGVEPHEILFPGDLPFERRLDFPGYLKVVYFRERPAAPYLKFREFAARRMPTSDDEQISYIALNRPGVLVTTDGIVEDTYAVTKFGYWYFERVAEMLPREYHPEGAEVPVAGADLTEAALQAAVAAGVRAVAQEAYEEAVGHLAPVLATAPGFFTGEAGAAAYWLGVAYEALDRPAAARRAWQQGLDGLAGRQRFEIRMADAFIRNVFTRQDRDAYEQAAGAYLTLLERAGQDLPPAEAGIVRRHVAQMLPVLSDEERRRVVEGTPGPLGQGLRLHPDAGAFLATWWRRQDPLPATALNERVAEHLARVAYALRHFAFDGALAGFDDRGTAYVRYGPPYSKNAIVVDVARATQVLRMNGYALPGPLIPPVNELWTYRHVDDRIYYLFVQKEGRYQEASSEDLIPETLRDAHKRRGVGHTNPITISNPSGDQLPANQVMAEALFALWKEVYAQLALYHPDFERPYEELERQEADIRATRAGSARTISASALSFVNSTEARFEAQAREARRRREAEAPRFHSRIGGMLEPLSVAYRTARFLDPDGTTRTELYWSHVPGTLPMSRRLRQEHWPGEAAPPGRFYLTMTMTLFSEDYRRRVPTEARYLAADLPAGAPAPVQIATVTGVTAPYHLAVQWDQYLPGNVAEGGQPGAYLRTATARFDGLQPLQADPAVLEMSDLKPVYLEAPDRPVALENAGDATAPVPFPFRTLHPGMDLALAFEVYHLAYGDDEQVHYDIEVEVVTDPGGRAVRRTSARTRNTGSDTTARELIGIDLRRVDTGPVRLVVRVTDTVTGRTVERSIDFDLAR
- a CDS encoding flavodoxin family protein — its product is MPLNEKQQALCDESHWDFSDLRALFLNCTLKPSPQRSHTELLLDVSRAIMEANGVATEMLRPVDYDIAFGVYPDMTGHGWEQDDWPSLFRKVMAADILVIGSPIWLGERSSVCSMVIERLYGMSGRLNEKGQYLYYGKVGGCIITGNEDGIKHCSMSILYALQHLGYTIPPQADAGWIGEAGPGPSYGDELPDGSRAGFDNDFTRRNTTFMTWNLMHLARMLKDAGGIPAHGNQRSVWDAGCRFDHPNPEHR
- a CDS encoding ring-cleaving dioxygenase → MQKTIVHGLHHVTAIAGDARENLAFYTGVLGMRLVKKSVNQDAPDTYHLFYADGAGTPGTDLTFFPWPDLPRARPGTGQIVEVMLAVPPGSLAYWQARLRASGRAFSEPETRFGETALPFEDPHGLRLALVETGDPRDFTPWAQGPVPPERQVRGLHAVRMWERDLAPTEALLTGLMGFEKRGTEAGWHRYGVEGGGSGALVDVRVVPEGPRGRGGAGGVHHAAWRVRDDEEEQALRRRIEAAGLQPTPPIDRFWFRSVYFREPGGVLFELATDGPGFAVDEAPEHLGTSLVLPPWLEARRREIEATLPSLPAP
- a CDS encoding SusC/RagA family TonB-linked outer membrane protein; this translates as MKGRILPLCALLWLYLPVAGWAQGTLEGTVREGGTGEVLPGAQVLLVNLNMGAVTNLDGAFLIENVPAGTHALEVRFVGYRTHRAQVTVLDGQATTLDITLDEAAINLDEVVVTGAGGPVEKRKLGNSIATIDAAALQAAPIQTFSDILQGREPGLVGLPSGGQTGEGARIRIRGSASLSQSNEPIIYIDGVRANNGGGLTFNEGGSPSRLDDINPEAIERVEVLKGAAAATLYGSEASNGVIQIFTKRGNVGPPRFNFTIQQVASAYPKVYDPNTGFARTQAQADTMAKWLDIPGLRPYQLVEREFMEELYETGYGQTYAASVSGGSPGITYFASVRWFGEDGPFGGKDGRRYPPGAFTRVEDVVKRAQASASLNIFPTDRLQFRITSNYTDFFMETMDSNNNIYGVPSLAQFSKPELVRYNNQTGTVAFATVNEAMQQELQQHVKRFVGTLGANYRPLDFLTLDGTFGVDFTTQKDTDVRPFGWNIDGFSGSEPDGSRDNRTTNTLQLTFDVKGTMQHQLTEKIESTFLFGSQGFITNQDILQGSGVNFPGPGFNVAGAAAVEDVFEFFSEIVNVGVFFQEQIGLNNYIYLTAGGRLDANSAFGSDFSTIFYPKLSASFIPSDAAFWRPIGPISSLRFRTAIGQSGLQPGAFDALTTYGAISSQNGAGIVPSNLGNPELKPEIATEWELGMEAGLFNDRLGLETTYWDRTVKDALIDRQFPVSGGFRARQLDNIGELKAKGLELEVNALVYNTPQTSVNVFANAAYLWEQVTDMGGAPPIKVGGSYPRYRNYIVEGYAPGTNFGAKLLEVPAGSLPVDFNGDGSPDTEAQVLDYLAGLTPSSARLPNTTTVVLLADDPNPDDALTGNLTHFLGKPTPDWSGSFGASVKFLGNFTFYTLFEYKTGNYYVNNLTGAFRNANPVIGRNTPKSAKVELDYITGGVDANGNPQNDPNVRLEALKVWLNELLALSPFSGLNTIKPADFVRWREASLTYNFPRSITDRLRVRNLSLSIAARNLALWTKYDGVDPELNAVGRGAGSQLDQNFLDGVEAFGFAIPRTFVFTLRMGL
- a CDS encoding RagB/SusD family nutrient uptake outer membrane protein, whose product is MNRWIKGAAPVLSTLLLAAFLWTGCDILDVENPNNLIEDDLNNPAAAGPMANGAEAAVARALSFVYAPYSVATDEMTWVGSRDAWGQLDNGVIDFPGNEFSDQAYPYVGEARWMTDEFAKRLEAFREQGAGNSPAQMRVYLYKAIIYTTIADMFDDFTISDRTEPGPPVGPQNMGTLYDEALSAVNKALALGPTGELEAALLGMKARIVHGKAVWQKVNPVDTANPLVSAGAAEAAAALAKMDPDFRYQMVFDGGFQLANYMASEVNNRLEFTFTDTWVRRNAAGNKVEEVTYPDMIDGVVHPYLQEVIETYVAEREYSDITVVSAREMHLILAEAALAGGDMNGFTTHINNLRALDGLSPYSGQVDARQLLIESRAVNLFLQGRRLADLYRFGLRSPEWVDTAPAVTRPGTFLPITRIEIEANPLVQ